One window of the Polypterus senegalus isolate Bchr_013 chromosome 18, ASM1683550v1, whole genome shotgun sequence genome contains the following:
- the wdr89 gene encoding WD repeat-containing protein 89: MEDFEKQFGTLSIAKRSKSAEDPTYMLHVDCQTTAVEHGSQAVAVACSNLSVCLYNKQTLRQTGQYLGHSGPICGVRFSQTSGNLLYSASSDGTIRCWDVRTPGASAVHIFKSHPSHVFTSFDINCEDQIICAGTDKVLEDSYMVFWDVRASSKECAPGGSLLGVYSESHNDDITQICFHPSNKNFLLSGSVDGLVNVFDVAKDTEDSALLATCNLDSSVSFTNWAGETYQIYCLSHDEAFALWDLAQLDTEETITLLKIEDARESTKIPGSHLDYLIGGLYHEQAKKLVIVGGTNTGKIHLLECCKDGLKHMCSLENAHSSVVRCLHWDEQDHSLLTGGEDAQLFLWRPGAVELSVSKKESLKSTSSVQQKTRVHNKMFCKKRK; the protein is encoded by the coding sequence ATGGAGGACTTTGAAAAACAATTTGGAACTTTATCAATTGCTAAAAGATCAAAAAGTGCCGAAGATCCTACATACATGTTGCACGTTGACTGCCAGACAACAGCAGTGGAACATGGGAGTCAGGCAGTTGCCGTTGCATGCTCTAATCTTTCCGTGTGTCTGTATAACAAGCAGACATTAAGACAAACTGGACAGTACTTGGGACACTCTGGCCCAATTTGTGGAGTCAGGTTTTCGCAAACCTCTGGTAATCTCCTGTACTCGGCCTCTTCAGATGGTACGATAAGGTGCTGGGATGTACGCACTCCTGGAGCGTCAGCAGTGCACATCTTTAAGAGCCATCCTTCTCATGTGTTCACTAGCTTTGACATAAATTGTGAAGATCAAATAATCTGTGCAGGCACTGATAAAGTGCTTGAGGACAGTTATATGGTATTCTGGGATGTGCGGGCCTCTAGTAAAGAGTGCGCCCCAGGTGGTTCATTGTTAGGTGTTTATTCGGAGTCACATAATGATGATATCACACAGATTTGTTTTCACCCCAGCAATAAAAATTTTCTACTTTCTGGATCCGTTGATGGGCTTGTTAATGTTTTTGACGTTGCAAAAGACACGGAGGACAGTGCTTTGCTGGCTACATGCAACTTGGACTCCTCCGTAAGCTTCACCAACTGGGCTGGAGAGACTTATCAGATCTATTGCTTGTCTCATGATGAAGCATTTGCTTTGTGGGACCTGGCCCAGCTAGACACAGAAGAAACCATAACACTATTGAAAATTGAGGATGCCAGAGAGTCCACCAAAATTCCTGGTAGTCATTTAGATTACCTAATTGGGGGTCTGTACCACGAACAAGCCAAGAAGTTAGTCATTGTGGGTGGAACAAATACAGGAAAGATTCATCTTCTGGAGTGCTGCAAAGATGGCTTAAAACACATGTGCTCTTTGGAAAATGCACACTCTTCTGTTGTACGCTGCCTTCACTGGGATGAACAAGATCATTCTCTCCTGACGGGAGGAGAAGATGCACAGCTGTTTCTCTGGAGGCCAGGAGCTGTGGAGCTTTCAGTATCAAAGAAGGAATCTCTAAAGAGTACCTCTTCAGTCCAACAGAAAACAAGAGTGcacaacaaaatgttttgcaAGAAACGGAAATGA